GACCTTATGAATAGGGTCTTCAAGCCTTATCTTGATTTGttcattattgtgtttattgatgacatcttgatttattcCCGTAGCGAGACGGACCATGCAGAACATCTCAAAATTGTGTCACAAACACTGCAGGATCACAagctatatgcaaaatttttTAAGTGTGAATTTCGGTTGAAACTAGTAGCATTTTTGGGCCATGTCATCTCAGGCGAAGATGTGAAGGTGGACATTCAGAAAATAgaggcagtgaagaattggcctagacccacctTAGTATCTGATATAAAAAATTTCTTGGGTCCACAGGCTATTACAGGCATTTCGTAAAGGGATTTTCCTCTATCTCGCCCCATTTGACTAGATTGATTCAGAAAAAGGTTAAGTTTCAGTGGTCGGACGCTTGCGAGAAACATTTTGAGGAGTTAAAGAAAAGGTTGACTTCAGCGCCAGTTTTGACACTACCGGAAGGAACTGAAGGGTTCGTTGCTTATTGTGACGCTTCAGGGGTTGgtcttgggtgtgtgttaatgcagcATGGTAAAGTCATAGCCTACGTATCGAGACAACTCAAGGCTTACGAGAAAAATTATCCAacccatgatcttgagttagatGTGgtgccattatttgtatggagtgcATGTTGATATTTTCACATATCACAAGAGTCTGCAGTACATCTTCAAGCAAAGAGAATTAAATCTTCATCAGAGAAGGTGGCTCGAATTGctcaaggattatgatattgatatcttctatcatccggggaaagtaaatgttgtagcagatgctctCAGTCAGCGTTCTATAGGAAGTTTAGCTCATGTTGAAGCAAACAAGAGAACTATGACGAAGGAAGTCCGCCAATTAGCAAGTCTAGGGGTTCGACTTTTGGACTCCGAAGATTGTGGTGTTGTTCTTCAGAACAGGGCTGAATCCTCCTTAGTAGCCGAAATGAAGGAAAATCAATTAAATGATCCCTACTTATTAAAGTTGAAGGATGGGATTCACAAACATAAGACTACAACTTTTGAACAAGGGggagatgatggtactttgagATACAGAGGCAGACTATGCGTTCCAGACATAGACGGGCTCAGAGAGCGGATTATGTCAGAAGCCCATAATTCtagtattctattcacccaggttccacaaagatgtatcattaTCTTAAGGAGATCTATTGGTGGAACGACATGAAACAGAACGTAGCAGATTTTGTGGCTaagtgtccaaattgtcaacaggtgaaagtCGAGCACTAGAAGCTGGGTGGTTTGGATCAGAATATAGAAATTCCCGTTTGGAAATGAGAGATGATAAACATGGACTTCATAACAGGCTTACCTCGCTAGTTTCGGAAGTATgattcgatttgggtgattgtagaccaACTTACCAAGTTAGCTCACTTCTTGCCAGTGAAGACTACAGATTTATAGAggattatgccaagttgtatatCCAGGAAATTGTCCGATTGCATGGGACTCCTTTCTCCATCATCTCAGATCATGGTGCTCAGTTCACAACAAACTTTTGGAAATCCTTTCACAAAGGATTGGGCACAAGGGTGAACCTCGGCACAGCTTTTCATCCTCAAACATATGGCCAggcagagcgcaccattcaaactcttgaggatatgttaagggcatgtgttatagattttaaAGGTAATTGGTATGATCATCTACCCCtcattgagtttgcttataataacagctaccactcTAGTATAAAGATGGCACCGTACGAAGCTCTGTATAGGCGAAAGTGTATATCACCAATTAGTTGGTTCGAAGTTAGCGAAGCGAAGTTGTTAGGACCCGATTTGGtctatcaggctatggagaaagtcaagttgattcaagagcattTGAAGACGGCTTAGAGTCACCAAAAGTCCTATTAGGATGTGCGGcgtagagacttagagttccaagttgatgattgggtgttactaaaagtttcgcctatgaaaggcgttatgagattttgGAAGAGGGGGAACCTTAGTCCCCCCTATATTGGGCCATATAGAATCCTGCGAAGGATCGTGCAGgtggcttatgagttagaattgccacaAGAATTAGCTATTgtacacctagtgtttcatgtgtctatgttgaagaaattcATAGGAGAACCTTCTCATGTGGTTCCTACAGAGATTATAGGGGTTAAAGATAGCCTAACTTGCAAAGAAATTCCAGTGGCTATCCTTGATCGTCAAATCAGCAAGCTCAGAACAAAAGAAATTGCCTCAGTGAAAGTGCATTGGAGGAATCaaaaggttgaagaggctacGTGGGAAGCCAAAGAGTACATAAAGTCCAGATATCCCCATCTCTTTAAGGAGCAAGTGGAAAATGTAGAAGGTAACAAACCTTCCCATTCAGACCTTATTTTACAATCTCCATGTCTTTCAGTATTCAGTCAGTTTAGTAGCCATTCAGTTTAGTACCTATTCAGTTCAGTATCTCAATAGTTCAGTAATCGTGTATTCATTCAGTTTAGTAAACACGTGTTCATGACATTTTAGTGTTCACGTGTTTCCGTCAGTCCTGTTTAACATCCAGAGTTAGTCGTAGTTATAAggggagataatgtaacactcCGTAAATCTGAATTAGTTATGGATGCATTAAATGTATATTAAAttgaagtcctatcgggatgagtatgggtggaaatcGTTGTTTTAGAATCAAGACCGATAGTGAGGTGCATAAAATTCAATAGAATCAACTAAGTTTATGGGAGGTACGTCTTATAgccttagacagtgcaa
The DNA window shown above is from Nicotiana tomentosiformis chromosome 8, ASM39032v3, whole genome shotgun sequence and carries:
- the LOC117279395 gene encoding uncharacterized protein produces the protein MKPPVFTGSKKNENLQNFIDDVQKIFRVMHATDTEAVELDAYQLKDVSNTWYETWEEYRGEDVAPATWKEFADAFLEHFIPIEVLEAKDLEFERLKQNDMSVNQYYLKFVSLAKYALEMVRDMRARVRRFVLELSDDLFANANIAAQNIDMTITKMVAFVQGNEDSLNHGGSQGGGNHQFFRKPKSGPAPSSASAPIQRSMFNKTNQNFIAIDSQSQASGGYRVLGYPICNTCGYYRHFVKGFSSISPHLTRLIQKKVKFQWSDACEKHFEELKKRLTSAPVLTLPEGTEGFVAYCDASGVGLGCVLMQHVHVDIFTYHKSLQYIFKQRELNLHQRRWLELLKDYDIDIFYHPGKVNVVADALSQRSIGSLAHVEANKRTMTKEVRQLASLGVRLLDSEDCGVVLQNRAESSLVAEMKENQLNDPYLLKLKDGIHKHKTTTFEQGGDDGSTKMYHYLKEIYWWNDMKQNVADFVAKCPNCQQKFIGEPSHVVPTEIIGVKDSLTCKEIPVAILDRQISKLRTKEIASVKVHWRNQKVEEATWEAKEYIKSRYPHLFKEQVENVEGNKPSHSDLILQSPCLSVFSQFSSHSV